One Desulfobacterales bacterium genomic window carries:
- the wtpA gene encoding tungstate ABC transporter substrate-binding protein WtpA encodes MKHLKKTVILTRSFVLLAACFMMISIPGAAFSAEKITIFHAGSLTVPFQKMEKDFEAMHPGIDVQRVPGGSVKIARMISELNKPADIMASADYTVIDRMLIPNFADWNIRFATNQMVLCYTDKSKYAGEINVDNWYDILNRKDVSWGHSDPNLDPCGYRSLMVLQLAEKYYNKPGLYAALDAGRPKTNIRPKSVELISLLNTGNMDYAWEYLSVAVQQGLKYLLLPDQINLGNYQFDDYYKQAQVKITGAKPGDWTTKTGSSITYGVAMVKNCPNPDGATLFMEYLLDPNGGLKILKDMGQPPFVPSRVNSSQVIQAMPASLAAKVEVKN; translated from the coding sequence GTGAAACATTTAAAAAAAACGGTAATCCTGACCCGAAGTTTCGTGTTGCTGGCGGCATGTTTCATGATGATTTCGATTCCCGGCGCGGCGTTTTCCGCTGAGAAGATCACCATTTTCCATGCAGGCAGCCTGACGGTTCCTTTTCAGAAAATGGAAAAAGATTTTGAGGCAATGCATCCCGGGATCGATGTGCAGCGGGTGCCGGGCGGAAGTGTAAAAATCGCCCGCATGATCAGCGAACTCAACAAACCGGCGGATATCATGGCATCGGCCGATTATACCGTGATTGACCGCATGTTGATTCCGAATTTTGCGGACTGGAACATCCGGTTTGCCACCAATCAAATGGTGCTGTGCTATACTGACAAGAGCAAATATGCCGGAGAGATTAATGTTGACAATTGGTACGACATTTTGAACCGCAAAGACGTCAGCTGGGGCCATTCCGATCCCAATCTGGACCCCTGCGGCTACCGAAGTCTGATGGTGCTGCAGCTGGCGGAAAAATACTACAACAAACCCGGCCTTTACGCCGCCCTGGATGCCGGCCGGCCCAAGACAAATATTCGACCCAAATCCGTGGAACTTATTTCCCTGTTAAATACCGGTAACATGGACTATGCGTGGGAATATCTGTCCGTTGCGGTTCAGCAGGGGCTGAAATATCTGCTGCTTCCGGATCAGATCAATCTGGGCAACTATCAATTCGATGATTATTACAAACAGGCTCAGGTGAAAATTACCGGAGCTAAACCCGGTGACTGGACGACCAAAACGGGTAGCTCCATCACCTACGGGGTGGCCATGGTGAAAAATTGTCCCAATCCCGATGGCGCAACCCTGTTTATGGAATATCTGCTTGATCCCAACGGCGGGTTGAAAATTCTCAAAGACATGGGCCAGCCGCCGTTTGTGCCCAGTCGCGTGAATTCTTCTCAGGTCATTCAGGCCATGCCCGCATCTTTGGCTGCTAAAGTCGAAGTCAAAAATTAA
- a CDS encoding ABC transporter permease — protein MFSCTLMIIAFIVLPLFEMVIQPTFEDMKAAATDSDVVRSIWLSIYTALSAALISFVLGTPFAYVLARKKFIGKKLLESIIDLPIMIPHPIVGIAILSIAGKNYWIGRMMQQIGIQIMGTVTGIIVVLTFVGVPFYVNTVRNGFEAIPERLENVSRSLGASQASTFIRITFPLAWRSMVVGFIMCTARAVSEFGAVVIIAYHPMIAPVMIYERFTAYGLKYSQPVAVWLIGVCLLLFLLLRVVSTPKDQNKGLGRN, from the coding sequence ATGTTTTCCTGTACGTTGATGATCATCGCCTTTATCGTGCTTCCGTTGTTCGAGATGGTGATCCAGCCGACGTTTGAAGATATGAAGGCCGCAGCAACGGATTCGGACGTGGTAAGATCCATCTGGCTGAGTATTTATACTGCCCTGTCGGCGGCGTTGATATCGTTTGTGCTTGGAACGCCTTTTGCGTATGTCCTGGCGCGAAAAAAATTCATCGGCAAGAAACTGCTTGAAAGCATTATTGACCTGCCGATCATGATTCCCCATCCAATCGTTGGCATCGCCATCCTGAGCATCGCCGGAAAGAACTACTGGATTGGCCGGATGATGCAGCAGATCGGCATCCAGATAATGGGGACTGTTACCGGCATTATCGTGGTTTTGACGTTTGTCGGGGTGCCTTTTTATGTCAATACGGTGCGAAACGGATTTGAAGCCATACCCGAACGACTGGAGAACGTGTCCCGCAGTCTGGGCGCATCTCAGGCCTCCACATTTATCCGTATTACTTTTCCTCTTGCATGGAGAAGCATGGTGGTCGGCTTTATCATGTGCACCGCCCGAGCGGTCAGCGAGTTCGGTGCCGTGGTGATTATCGCCTATCACCCGATGATTGCACCGGTCATGATTTATGAGCGGTTTACCGCATATGGGTTGAAATATTCACAGCCGGTTGCGGTATGGCTGATCGGGGTCTGTCTGCTCCTGTTTTTGCTGCTGAGAGTTGTTTCGACACCCAAAGATCAGAATAAGGGCCTCGGCAGAAATTAA
- a CDS encoding ABC transporter ATP-binding protein produces the protein MIQIEHLNVHFPGFSLQDINLSVDRGEFFALIGPTGAGKTLVLESIVGLVPVAGGRILIDNRDITRLAPEKRKVGIVYQDHALFPHLTVHENILFGLRYHSLDGKKAKKRVDMIIQQLRLECILKRSVVNLSGGEKQRTALARALAVDPAILLLDEPMSALDPNFREDIRQILKDLHSEMGMTLLMVTHDFSEAHFLAQRVGVMNKGRIEQIGSVSDVFNRPATEGTARFVGMKNIFPAKISGDKADVKGLVVCIPAGKGDSSYIAVRPEDVRLSCNAFPCGTPNCFEGRVDTVMMQGFYCEIRVVCSEVSFSAFLSSSEWLRMNLKKSDPVYMAFDPSMVHVF, from the coding sequence ATGATCCAAATCGAACATCTGAACGTACATTTTCCCGGATTTTCCCTTCAGGATATCAACCTGAGCGTTGACAGGGGAGAGTTTTTTGCATTGATCGGTCCGACAGGGGCTGGTAAAACGCTGGTGCTCGAATCCATCGTCGGGCTGGTTCCCGTGGCCGGTGGGCGTATTTTGATCGATAACCGGGACATTACCCGATTAGCACCGGAAAAAAGGAAAGTCGGGATTGTCTATCAGGATCATGCATTATTTCCGCATTTGACGGTACATGAGAATATCCTGTTCGGACTTCGCTATCATTCGCTCGACGGTAAAAAGGCCAAAAAACGGGTGGATATGATTATCCAGCAGTTGAGGCTTGAGTGTATTCTGAAGCGTTCGGTCGTTAATCTGAGCGGAGGCGAAAAACAGCGAACCGCGCTGGCCAGGGCTTTAGCGGTCGATCCGGCCATACTGCTGCTGGATGAGCCGATGTCGGCGCTGGACCCGAATTTCAGGGAAGATATCCGTCAGATTCTCAAGGACCTTCATTCAGAGATGGGAATGACGCTTTTGATGGTCACCCATGATTTTTCGGAAGCGCACTTTCTGGCACAGCGGGTCGGGGTGATGAATAAAGGCAGAATCGAACAGATCGGATCGGTTTCCGATGTGTTCAATCGGCCCGCTACTGAGGGTACCGCGCGTTTCGTCGGAATGAAAAATATTTTTCCAGCCAAAATTTCCGGAGACAAGGCCGATGTCAAAGGGTTGGTCGTTTGCATACCAGCGGGGAAGGGGGATAGTTCGTATATTGCCGTTCGGCCTGAAGATGTTCGGTTATCCTGTAATGCCTTTCCGTGCGGCACGCCCAATTGCTTTGAAGGCCGGGTGGACACTGTGATGATGCAGGGCTTTTATTGTGAAATTCGTGTAGTGTGCTCGGAAGTTTCTTTTTCCGCGTTCCTTTCGTCTTCCGAATGGCTGCGCATGAATCTTAAGAAAAGCGATCCGGTCTATATGGCATTTGATCCGTCGATGGTACATGTGTTTTGA
- a CDS encoding XRE family transcriptional regulator — translation MTEINSKIKEIRKKKGLSLQNLSERCGYSKGYLSKIERSKDAPRIAVLQAISNALEVPITELFKSGPKKNQTNKNLDLIRKQDWTKHEVLSSLSGYYYEPLVNDSTNKFMTPFFLRIRKGQTTVFSHDSEEFIFVLKGPVEFNYEGKTYQMETGDSCYFDSRLNHSFTNNMDKEAELLFIKYDYRRF, via the coding sequence ATGACTGAAATAAATTCTAAAATTAAAGAAATCAGGAAAAAAAAAGGATTGTCCCTTCAAAATCTTTCTGAACGCTGCGGATACAGTAAGGGATATCTTTCCAAAATCGAACGTTCGAAGGATGCACCAAGAATTGCAGTTTTACAGGCAATATCAAACGCACTTGAAGTTCCGATTACAGAACTTTTTAAATCCGGTCCAAAGAAAAATCAGACGAATAAAAATCTTGATTTGATAAGAAAACAAGATTGGACAAAGCATGAGGTACTCTCGTCTTTGTCAGGTTACTATTATGAGCCGTTGGTCAATGATTCAACAAATAAGTTTATGACGCCCTTTTTTTTGAGAATCCGAAAAGGGCAAACCACTGTTTTTTCCCATGACAGCGAAGAATTTATTTTTGTGTTAAAGGGGCCGGTGGAATTTAATTATGAAGGGAAAACATACCAAATGGAAACCGGAGACAGTTGTTACTTTGATTCAAGACTCAATCACAGCTTTACCAATAATATGGATAAAGAAGCTGAACTTCTTTTTATTAAATACGACTATCGACGGTTTTAG